TATCTCACACCGTATTGCAGAATTAGCACTTACTCCAGGTATTATTGCTCAGGATGGTTTTTTAACTACACACTTAATCGAATCGTTTCTTTTACCAGAACGTGAATTGATTAAAGAATACCTAGGTAAACCTGATGACATAATCAATACCCCAACACCTTCTCAGCGAATTATTTATGGCGAAACACGTCGTCGTATTCCAGAAATATGGGATGTAGACAACCCTGTTATGGCAGGTATTGTGCAAAATCAAGATTCTTATATGCAGAGTGTTGCTGCACAACGTCCGTTTTTCTTTGATCATATTAAGGAATTAGCAGACAGGGCTTTTAAAGAATACGAACAACTCACAGGAAGACTCTACGAACGAGTGATGACTTATAAAGCAGATGATGCTGATTATCTTATTTTAGGACAAGGTAGTTTGGTTCCCAGCGCAGAGGCTGTTGTGGATTACATTAGAGAAACACGTGGAATAAAAGTAGGGGTGGTTAACCTTGTTATGTTCAGACCATTTCCAGCAGATATGCTTGCAAAAATATTAAAAGGCAAAAAGGCTATTACTATATTAGAACGACTAGATCAACCATTGGCTGTCGATTCACCTATTACTCGTGAAGTTCGTGCTGTTTTAAACAAGTGTGTTGAAAATGGTATGGATAAAAAGCACAAACCTTATCCTGAGTTAACCTCTTACGACATATCCGAAATGCCTGCAGTTTACTCTGGATCATTTGGTATGGGAAGTAGAGATTTACAACCAGAAGGAATCATTGGTACAATCGAAAATATGCTACCCGATGGAAAACATAAAAAAATGTTTTATCTATCTATCGATTTTATTCGTAAAATTCCACACTCACCAAAACAAAAGGCATACCAAGAAACTATTGTGGAATCTTACCCAAAAGTTAGTGAATTAGCCGTTCATGGCTCAGAGAATCCAAACTTAATGCCAAAAGATGCCATAACTGTACGTTTCCACTCTATCGGTGGTTGGGGTGCAATTACTACAGGTAAAAACATGGCGATGACCTTATATGAATTATTAGGGTACAATATTAAGGCTAATCCAAAATATGGTTCGGAGAAAAAAGGACAACCAACCACTTACTATCTTGCAGCTTCTTCAGAACCGATTAAAATAAACTGTGAATATTTCTTTGTAGATGTTGTTTTATCACCAGATCCTAATGTTTTTAAACACACTAACGCATTAGCGGGACTCAAAAAAGGAGGTAACTTCATTATTCAGAGTGAGAGAGCAACTGCAGATGAAGTGTGGGCCGATATTCCGGTACATTATCAAAAGATAATTATCGATAAAGAAATCCATGTGTATTATATAGATGGGTTTAAAATAGCACGTGAAGAAGCCACTGATCCAGAATTGCAATTACGTATGCAAGGAATTGCCTTTCAAGGTGCATTTTTCTCAGCTTCTCCTCTTATGGAAAAATCAGGATTTTCGGATGAGCAATTACTAAAAGCCATTGAAGACCAATTACAAGATAAATTTGGATCTAAAGGACAACGTGTAGTAGATGATAATATGCGTGTAGTAAAACGTGGATTTGATGAAGTACATGAAATCACTAAAAAAGTACTGGGTGCTGGGCATAATGACAAAGCCATTGGCAATGGTCTACCAATTCCGTCAATCCCAAAAATGATGAAAGAAATCCCACAAAGTGAATCACAATTAAGTGATATTCACCGCTTCTGGGAACAAACAGGTAACTTCTATTTAAGAGGAATGGGGAATGATAACATTACAGATCCGTTTATAGGATTAAGTGTAATGCCGGCAGTTACATCAGTATTCCGTAATATGACGGGGATTCGATTTGAACACCCAGAATGGATTCCTAACAATTGTACAGCCTGTGGAGACTGTTATACTGTTTGTCCAGATACTGCTATACCAGGACTTGTAAGCGAGGTGTCCGATGTTTTTGATACTCTTGTGAAACGTGTAAAAAAGAATCACGGAAAACTGGAGCACTTACCTAAAGCTGTTCGTAAGTTAGAAGGTAATGTTAGAAAACTATTTACCACCTCTAAAGATGAATCAACGGTCAATGATTGTGTTTATAATGCTATCGATATGACTATTGATGCTTCTGATAAAGGAATAGCTAAAGAACTAGCCAAAGAATTTGATTGGTTTAAAGAGGAGTTAGGAGAATTCAACTTTGCTTTAACTAGACCTTATTTTGATTTACATGAGAAAAAAGAAAAAAATAGTGGTGGTTTATTCAGTATAACTATCAACCCAAATACATGTAAAGGATGTATGGAATGTGTTGAAGTTTGTAATGATAATGCCTTGATTAAGATACCGCAAACCGAAGGTTCGGTAGTAAAACTTAATAAAGAATGGGATCTTTGGATGGACTTACCAAGCACGAAACCAAAATTCAATCGTATTGATAGTCTTGAAGAGAAAATTGGGCCATTAGAAACTATTCTACTAAATAAAGAAGCTTATTTAAACTTTGCCAGTGGAGATGGTGCTTGCTTAGGATGTTCTGAAAAATCAGTAGTACACATATTTACCGCTACTGTTGAGTCACTTATGCAGCCACGTATTGAAAAACACATGGCATATATTGATGGGCTAATCGATAAATTAGAAAAACACATCCAAGTCAAATTAATGCATCGTTTAGATCTGACGGATTCGGATACTATGGCAAAAATTGTCAAAGAAATGCAAAGCTCAGATTTAACTATGAGCGAAATTACCCGTAGATTAGAGTCTGAACATGATAGTGAACCAATTGACCAAGAGTGGTTGCGTAATGTAACACAACTTCTTGCTAGATTAAAGAAATTGCAATGGAAATATACCAATGGTACAACCGGAAAAGGTCGTTCTAATATGGGTATGCTTAACTCTACCGGATGTACTTCTGTTTGGGGAAGTTCTTGGCCTTTCAATCCATATCCATTTCCATGGGCTAATCACTTATTCCAAGATTCAACATCTTTAGCAATGGGAGTTTTTGAAGGACATATGTCTAAAATGGCCGACGGTTTTAAAACGATTCGTAAGGCAGAATTAGAGCTTTCAGGAAAATATGATGCAACAGAACATGATGACTTTTTTACTTACTTTAAATGGGAGCAATTTACAGATGAAGAATGGTTGCTTTGCCCACCAGTAGTAGCACTTGGTGGTGATGGTGCCATGTATGATATTGGTTTCCAAAACTTATCAAGAATGATGGCTTCAGGTACACCAATTAAAGTGATTGTTGTAGATACCCAAGTATATTCGAATACAGGAGGACAGGCTTGTACTTCTGGTTTCATTGGTCAAATTTCTGATATGGCTCAATATGGTAAGGTTAGTAAAGGAAAAACTGAACCTAGAAAAGAGATTGGTCTTATCGCTATGGCACACAGAAATACATACGTAATGCAAGGAACATTGGCTAATACAAGTCATATGATTGAAGGTTTTATCGATGGTTTAATGACCAAACGACCAGCACTTTTCAATCTATATACTACTTGTCAACCAGAACACGGTGTTGCAGATGATTTAGGTGCACACCAGGCGAAACTTGCTGTAGAATCTAGAGCATATCCTATATTTAAATATAATCCAGACAATGGAATAAAAACTCGAGAAGGACTTGATTTATCTGGTAATCCAGGTATGGAAGAAACATGGCCAACATACGACCTAAAATATCAGGAATATGGCCAAGACCTTACGATGAAATTACCGATGACTTTTGCTGATTTTGCATTAACGGAAGCTCGATTTAGAAAACACTTTAGAAAAGTTCCCCGTAGTGCTTGGAATGACAATATGGTGTTATTAGCAGACTTCTTATTACTAGAAGAAAGCGATCGCGAAGGTAAATTCCCATACATATGGGCGGTTGATAGAGAACAAAAACTGAATAGAGTGTTGGTAGCAAAACCAATTGTTGAGTCTTGTGAAGAAAGACGAGACTTCTGGTTAATGTTACGCGACCTTGCAGGAGTAGAAATAGAAAAACCTCAGGAAGAAAATCTAGAGGAAAAAATAAGAAATGAAGTTGTAGGTAATATTGCACAAGGACTTATGAAACTTGCTGGCGGTAATGGAGACCCTATTGCACAAATGGCAATGGGTAAAATTAACACAGCCGATGCGGATGTCATTGTCGAAGAACAACCATCCAATGGGGAATATTTAGCTCCTTGGTTAGAAACCGAAGAATGTACATCATGTGATGAGTGCACTAAACTTAATCCTAATATTTTTGCTTACAACGAAAATAATAAAGCGTACATAAAAAATCCTAAAGCGGGTCCTTATCAAGACTTAGTCAAAGCGGCTGAAAAATGTACAGCAGGTGTAATTCATCCGGGATTACCGGCAGATAGATCTGCAAAGGATATTGAAAAATGGATAGGCCGAGGAGAAAAATTTAACTAAGAAATATGGGGCTATTCAATTTTCATAAGGATACGTTTAAACACGGTATTCATCCTCCAGAAAGCAAAGGAGAAACCAATGGTCTTGCGATCAAGCAGTTTCCCTTTGCTCCTGTCATCATTTTACCTTTAGCTCAACACATTGGTGCGCCGTCTCAAATTGTTGTCCGTGAAGGTCAAGAAGTGCAGCGAGGAGAATTATTAGCAAAAGCTGTAGGTTACGTTTCCGTTCCATTACATGCTCCTGTTTCTGGTATTATTCAAAAAATAGCAAATGTCCCAACAATTTCGGGAAAAATGTCCCTTGGAATTTATCTCAAAACATTTCCCTCTTCTACTCAAGAAATACTAGAGGGAAAACCGATTGATCCTGATACAGCTACTGCCGAAGAAATTCTGCAAGCAATTCAGGATGCAGGTATTGTTGGTCTAGGAGGAGCAGCATTTCCAACTCATGTGAAATTGAAAATTCCTAAAGGAAAAAAATGCGAAACTCTACTTATTAATGGAGTAGAATGTGAACCCTATTTAACAACGGATCACCGTGTTATGTTAGAACAGGAAAATGACATTTTTACTGGAATTAAATATTTACTAAAAGCTACAGGTGCTAAAAAAGCCATTATTGGTATTGAAGCTAACAAGCAAGATGCAGCTGATCACTTAGCAAAATACATTCCTAAAGAATTACCTGTTACCATAAAAGTGCTTCCGGTAAAATACCCTCAAGGTGCGGAGAAAATGCTGGTTACCTCAATCCTCAATAAAGAAGTTCCGTCAAAAGGGCTACCCATTGAAGTTGGTGCCGTGGTAGTAAATGTTGCTACAACTGCAGAGATTGGACGATTATTACCTCATGGACGCGGTATACAAGAACGAGTTATCACCATTACTGGACACGGAGTTAAAAAGAAAGGAAATTATTTAATTCCTGTAGGCACACCATTACGTTATGTGTTGGATTATGTAGGTGTAGACGAAGCAATTAGTGAAGTTTATATGGGAGGTCCAATGATGGGCGTAGCGGTTTCTAACCTCGATATTTCTATTGTAAAAGGAACCTCAGGCATCTTGGTATTTACAGGAGAAGATGTAGGCAAGTCGTCCCAAACATATCCTTGTATTAAATGTGGTGCTTGTTTAGATGCTTGTCCTATTATGTTAAATCCATCCAAATTGGGAATCCTAGCAAAATTTGAAGCTTATGACGAAATGGCTTCAGATAATAATTTAATGGACTGTTTTGAATGTGGATCATGCACATATGTATGTCCATCCCATATTCCACTAGTTCAGTATTTCAGATTGGCTAAACGAGTTGTACGAAAACGGGAAGCCGAAAAAAAAGAAAAAGTAAATGATTAAAAAAACATTAAATATAAGCTCATCGCCACACATTTATAAAAGGCGAAGTACCGGTGACATTATGAGAAATGTTGTATGGGCATTACTGCCTGTTGTATTTTTCTCTGTTTATTCTTTTGGATTAAATGCTTTACTTGTTATTGCTACAGCAACGCTAGCCAGTGTATTGACAGAGCATTTTTTATGTAAACTTTCTAAAAAAGAATCTACAGTTCATGATTACTCTGCTGTAATTACAGGGTTATTATTAGGACTTACTTTGCCCCCAAGTTTTCCTTTATGGATGGCTTTTGTTGGCGGGGTAATAAGTATTGCGCTTGGTAAATATATTTTTGGTGGATTAGGTTATAACGTATTCAATCCAGCACTTGTGGCTCGAGCTGTTTTACAAGCTGCCTTCCCTGTAGCAATTACTACCTGGCACCCAGCTTTACTGCCAGATAGATTTTCTACTATTGCTCAGTCGATCTTTACTATGCCATTTATGCAACCACAATTTGATGCCATTTCGGGAGCAACTCCCCTTACGGCTTTTAAATTTGATGGTATTGTAGCACCAACAATAGAATTAGCTTTTGGTCAAACTAGTGGTTCAACTGGTGAAACTTGTGCCGTTATCATTGCTTTGGGTGGTATTTATTTGATATCTCGAAAAATGATGAGTTGGAGAACTCCATTGGCGGTATTATTAAGTGCATTTATATTAAGTGGAATCCTTTATTTAAGCAATAGCGAAATATATCCTTCTCCATTCTTTATGTTATTTTCTGGTGGATTAATGTTAGGTGCTGTATTTATGGCAACAGATATGGTATCCTCACCACTTACGCCATTAGGCTTATGGATTTATGGAGGTATTATTGGCATCTTAACAATTGTGATTAGAATATGGAGTGGTTTACCTGAAGGCGTTATGTATTCTATTTTACTAGCCAATGCGATTTCTCCCCATATTGATAATCTTGTTAGAAATAGGGTTTATGGAACAAATAAAAAAATAAAAGTTACATGAGTAAAGCTACCAAAATAGAAAAGCAAGAATCTTCTAGTAGCATAAAAATGCTAAAGGCTATGCTAGTTATTGGAATAATAAGCGCGCTACTTATTGTGTCTGCTTATCAACTAACGCTGCCTAGAGTACTACAACTTAAAGCAGAAGCTTTAGAGAAGGCTATTTTTAAAGTTCTCCCGGGAACTGTTAGTACACAAGCTTTTGGTATAAACACCAAAGGAGAATTAACCAAGATAGAAACTGGAGAAAAATATGAATCTACCTATTATGCAGGATATGATAAAAATGAAAAACTTGTAGGTTATGCTATCGATGCCGCCGGACAAGGTTATGCAGACATTATCCGAGTATTGTATGGTTACGATCCTAAGGAACAAATACTAATTGGGTTTCAAGTTTTAGAAAGCAAAGAAACTCCAGGACTTGGAGATAAAATTGAAAAAGACCAGCGTTTTATTGACAATTTTAAAGCTTTAGACGTAAGCCTTACGAATGATAGAAAACTCAAAAATAAGGTGATTACAGTGAAACAAGGAGAAAAACAAAACCCTTGGGAAATTGATGGAATAACTGGAGCTACTATTTCTTCTCGTGCAATCGGAAAGATTATTGGTGTAAGCACAGCAAAAGACGTTCCTATTCTCTTTAACAGTAACATAAAGATGATAAACGATAATAAACCTAATGGAAAACAAACAGAAAGCAATGAGTAAAGATAATACCTCATCCAAACAGGAAGTTTCCAATACCGATGAATTTATCAAAGGAATTTGGCGAGATAATCCTGTATTTGTGCAAGTACTAGGTATGTGCCCAGTATTGGCTGTTTCAAATACGGCAGAAAATGCCCTTGCTATGGGTTTAGCAACAGCTTTTGTCTTATTGATGTCTAATATCTTGGTATCCTTACTTCGGAATTTTATTCCCAAGCAAGTACGTATTGCCTCGTATATTCTTATAATCGCCACTTTTGTTACTGTGACCGATTATGCTATTCAGGCTATCAGTGTAGAGTTGTACAAAAGCCTTGGTGCATTCATCTCATTAATTGTGGTAAACTGCCTAATTCTAAGCCGTGCAGAAGCATTTGCTTCTAAAAATACGGTATGGAAATCTATGCTTGATGCTCTTGGTATGGGGCTAGGATTTACGTTCGCTCTTTTTTGTTTAGGGGCAGTGAGAGAACTTCTTGGTAATGGATCCATTTTTCAATTCGCCATTTTTCCAGAGAATTTTCAAAATTGGATAGTAATGATATTACCGGCTGGTGGTTTTTTTACACTTGCAGCTTGGTTACTTATAATTAATGTGATACAAACAAGAAAAATAAAATTATGAACACAGAATCTCTAGGAACTATTTTTCTCAATGCCGTCTTAGTTAACAACTTTGTCTTGGCCTATTTTCTGGGTATTTGCCCTTTTTTGGGCGTATCAGGAAAAATTGAAACTGCCTCAAAAATGGGTGGTGCTGTTACGTTTGTAATGCTAATAAGTTCTATGTGTGCTTATGGAATTCACGCCTTTTTGGTAGCAATCGATGCTCCTTACCTTCAGTTGATTAGTTACATTGTTGTGATTGCTTCTACCGTACAATTGGTTGAAATGTTCATTAAGAAAATGAGTCCGGCATTGTTTCGCTCTTTGGGTATTTTTCTTCCACTGATAACTACTAATTGTGCAATTCTAGGTGTAGCATTATTTCAGACAAATAAAGGGTACGATTTTTCAGAAAGTGTGGTCTATGCATTAGGAGCCGGGGTAGGATTTACACTAGCATTGCTATTAATTTCAGGCTTAAGAGAAAAGTTAGATTTTGCTGAAGTACCTAACGTTTCAAAAGGAACAGCATTAACCCTGTTTCTTGCAGGTATATTATCATTATGCTTTATGGGTTTTGCAGGCCTTGGTGCTTAATAAAAAAAAGAAAATATGTTTAAATCACTTATAATCGGAATTGGTTCAATAGTAGCTTTAGTGCTGTTATGGACATTAGTACAAACTCAGTGGAAAAATGTATTTCGCGAAGAATATTTAGAAGATGATGTGCTGGCAGGCAGAAGAAGTTGTTCAAATTGTGGTTGTACTTCCTCGGTTTGTGAGAGAAAAAAAGAAGAGTGAAACAAGGTAGAAATGTTCACCAAACAAAAAATGATTAAATACTGATTATAATACACTTAATAATAAAAATAAAAAAACTATGGCAAATCTATTAGATTTTGATATTGATAAACGGTATAAGGCAGTCGTTAAAAATACATCACGACTAACGCCAAAGGATACTGAAGAAGTACGTGAAATTTTACTTGAAGTGAAAGACTCTGAATTTGAATGCGAAGTAAACCAAAGCTTTGGAGTATTGGTAAAAACTTCTGGTGATTTTGGAAATAAATTCCATCACAGGCTATAT
The window above is part of the Polaribacter sp. SA4-12 genome. Proteins encoded here:
- a CDS encoding 2-oxoacid:acceptor oxidoreductase family protein, producing the protein MSKSFLEKIGISKNAKGNKNNKSYKYPGKPVAMDGNTAAIMCERESTDAAGAYPITPSTQMGEYWADAAAKGHLNISDRPLIFIEPEGEHAAAAVTAGLSMTGLRTSNFSSGQGIAYMHESLYAAVGKRLTYILNVGARAMTKSTLNVHAGHDDYHAVDDTGFFQMFAKKAQDVADLNIISHRIAELALTPGIIAQDGFLTTHLIESFLLPERELIKEYLGKPDDIINTPTPSQRIIYGETRRRIPEIWDVDNPVMAGIVQNQDSYMQSVAAQRPFFFDHIKELADRAFKEYEQLTGRLYERVMTYKADDADYLILGQGSLVPSAEAVVDYIRETRGIKVGVVNLVMFRPFPADMLAKILKGKKAITILERLDQPLAVDSPITREVRAVLNKCVENGMDKKHKPYPELTSYDISEMPAVYSGSFGMGSRDLQPEGIIGTIENMLPDGKHKKMFYLSIDFIRKIPHSPKQKAYQETIVESYPKVSELAVHGSENPNLMPKDAITVRFHSIGGWGAITTGKNMAMTLYELLGYNIKANPKYGSEKKGQPTTYYLAASSEPIKINCEYFFVDVVLSPDPNVFKHTNALAGLKKGGNFIIQSERATADEVWADIPVHYQKIIIDKEIHVYYIDGFKIAREEATDPELQLRMQGIAFQGAFFSASPLMEKSGFSDEQLLKAIEDQLQDKFGSKGQRVVDDNMRVVKRGFDEVHEITKKVLGAGHNDKAIGNGLPIPSIPKMMKEIPQSESQLSDIHRFWEQTGNFYLRGMGNDNITDPFIGLSVMPAVTSVFRNMTGIRFEHPEWIPNNCTACGDCYTVCPDTAIPGLVSEVSDVFDTLVKRVKKNHGKLEHLPKAVRKLEGNVRKLFTTSKDESTVNDCVYNAIDMTIDASDKGIAKELAKEFDWFKEELGEFNFALTRPYFDLHEKKEKNSGGLFSITINPNTCKGCMECVEVCNDNALIKIPQTEGSVVKLNKEWDLWMDLPSTKPKFNRIDSLEEKIGPLETILLNKEAYLNFASGDGACLGCSEKSVVHIFTATVESLMQPRIEKHMAYIDGLIDKLEKHIQVKLMHRLDLTDSDTMAKIVKEMQSSDLTMSEITRRLESEHDSEPIDQEWLRNVTQLLARLKKLQWKYTNGTTGKGRSNMGMLNSTGCTSVWGSSWPFNPYPFPWANHLFQDSTSLAMGVFEGHMSKMADGFKTIRKAELELSGKYDATEHDDFFTYFKWEQFTDEEWLLCPPVVALGGDGAMYDIGFQNLSRMMASGTPIKVIVVDTQVYSNTGGQACTSGFIGQISDMAQYGKVSKGKTEPRKEIGLIAMAHRNTYVMQGTLANTSHMIEGFIDGLMTKRPALFNLYTTCQPEHGVADDLGAHQAKLAVESRAYPIFKYNPDNGIKTREGLDLSGNPGMEETWPTYDLKYQEYGQDLTMKLPMTFADFALTEARFRKHFRKVPRSAWNDNMVLLADFLLLEESDREGKFPYIWAVDREQKLNRVLVAKPIVESCEERRDFWLMLRDLAGVEIEKPQEENLEEKIRNEVVGNIAQGLMKLAGGNGDPIAQMAMGKINTADADVIVEEQPSNGEYLAPWLETEECTSCDECTKLNPNIFAYNENNKAYIKNPKAGPYQDLVKAAEKCTAGVIHPGLPADRSAKDIEKWIGRGEKFN
- the rsxE gene encoding electron transport complex subunit RsxE, which gives rise to MSKDNTSSKQEVSNTDEFIKGIWRDNPVFVQVLGMCPVLAVSNTAENALAMGLATAFVLLMSNILVSLLRNFIPKQVRIASYILIIATFVTVTDYAIQAISVELYKSLGAFISLIVVNCLILSRAEAFASKNTVWKSMLDALGMGLGFTFALFCLGAVRELLGNGSIFQFAIFPENFQNWIVMILPAGGFFTLAAWLLIINVIQTRKIKL
- a CDS encoding electron transport complex protein RnfA produces the protein MNTESLGTIFLNAVLVNNFVLAYFLGICPFLGVSGKIETASKMGGAVTFVMLISSMCAYGIHAFLVAIDAPYLQLISYIVVIASTVQLVEMFIKKMSPALFRSLGIFLPLITTNCAILGVALFQTNKGYDFSESVVYALGAGVGFTLALLLISGLREKLDFAEVPNVSKGTALTLFLAGILSLCFMGFAGLGA
- a CDS encoding RnfABCDGE type electron transport complex subunit D, yielding MIKKTLNISSSPHIYKRRSTGDIMRNVVWALLPVVFFSVYSFGLNALLVIATATLASVLTEHFLCKLSKKESTVHDYSAVITGLLLGLTLPPSFPLWMAFVGGVISIALGKYIFGGLGYNVFNPALVARAVLQAAFPVAITTWHPALLPDRFSTIAQSIFTMPFMQPQFDAISGATPLTAFKFDGIVAPTIELAFGQTSGSTGETCAVIIALGGIYLISRKMMSWRTPLAVLLSAFILSGILYLSNSEIYPSPFFMLFSGGLMLGAVFMATDMVSSPLTPLGLWIYGGIIGILTIVIRIWSGLPEGVMYSILLANAISPHIDNLVRNRVYGTNKKIKVT
- a CDS encoding FMN-binding protein, with protein sequence MSKATKIEKQESSSSIKMLKAMLVIGIISALLIVSAYQLTLPRVLQLKAEALEKAIFKVLPGTVSTQAFGINTKGELTKIETGEKYESTYYAGYDKNEKLVGYAIDAAGQGYADIIRVLYGYDPKEQILIGFQVLESKETPGLGDKIEKDQRFIDNFKALDVSLTNDRKLKNKVITVKQGEKQNPWEIDGITGATISSRAIGKIIGVSTAKDVPILFNSNIKMINDNKPNGKQTESNE
- the rsxC gene encoding electron transport complex subunit RsxC, whose protein sequence is MGLFNFHKDTFKHGIHPPESKGETNGLAIKQFPFAPVIILPLAQHIGAPSQIVVREGQEVQRGELLAKAVGYVSVPLHAPVSGIIQKIANVPTISGKMSLGIYLKTFPSSTQEILEGKPIDPDTATAEEILQAIQDAGIVGLGGAAFPTHVKLKIPKGKKCETLLINGVECEPYLTTDHRVMLEQENDIFTGIKYLLKATGAKKAIIGIEANKQDAADHLAKYIPKELPVTIKVLPVKYPQGAEKMLVTSILNKEVPSKGLPIEVGAVVVNVATTAEIGRLLPHGRGIQERVITITGHGVKKKGNYLIPVGTPLRYVLDYVGVDEAISEVYMGGPMMGVAVSNLDISIVKGTSGILVFTGEDVGKSSQTYPCIKCGACLDACPIMLNPSKLGILAKFEAYDEMASDNNLMDCFECGSCTYVCPSHIPLVQYFRLAKRVVRKREAEKKEKVND